The Spirochaetota bacterium DNA window CGGCGACAGGGCGGATTCGCCCGCGCGGTAGAGGGCCCCGAAGACCCGCCCCTTTTTCGCGTCAAAGACAACCAGGATGTTCTCGCCGGGATCGGCCTTGACCGATACGGCATAAAGGAGATGCGTGTGGATTCCCACCAGGGGTTTGCCGAGAACCTGCGCGAGCATGCGCGCCGCAGATACGGCGATCCTGATGCCGGTGAATGACCCGGGTCCCACGCCAACGCCCAGGCAGTCGAGGTCGCCGGCGGCGAGGCCGAGGCGTTCCAGACAGACGCCGATGGTATCCATGATCGTCACCGAGTGCGACGTGCTGACCACGATCGACGCTTCCGATGCTTCATCGCCCCTGGCCGCGGCAATGATCTCCAGGGACGAGGCGGTATCAATCACCAGGATATTCAATGATAATGCTCCTGCTCGTTTCATCAAGGTACTCGATGCGCAGCGTGATGCGGGCCTCCGGGAGCCTTCCCGGAGCCCTATCCGCCCATTCTATGACGGATATGCCGTCGTCCTCCCAGTATTCTTCGAAGAAGAGCTGGTCAAGCTCTTCTTCCCTGCTGATCCGGTAGAGATCAAAGTGGTAGAGGGGGAGGGGGCCCTCGTACGCTTCCATAAGGGTGAAGGTGGGGCTGGTTATCTCATCGGTAATTCCAATGCCCCTGGCGATTCCCTTGGCGATTATTGTTTTTCCGGCGCCGAGATCGCCCACAAGGGCGAAGACAGCGCCGCGGGCCGCCTCTTTCCCGAGCTGTTCAGCCAGGGCGAGGGTTTCTTCCATTGAATGTGATATCACGGTGCGCTTCATGGATAACAATCTTTGCCGAGTGCTCCGGCAATGGCAAGAAAAAATCCCGACCATTTTCACATAACATGCAAATAAAACTATTAAAAGCATATTT harbors:
- the tsaB gene encoding tRNA (adenosine(37)-N6)-threonylcarbamoyltransferase complex dimerization subunit type 1 TsaB yields the protein MKRAGALSLNILVIDTASSLEIIAAARGDEASEASIVVSTSHSVTIMDTIGVCLERLGLAAGDLDCLGVGVGPGSFTGIRIAVSAARMLAQVLGKPLVGIHTHLLYAVSVKADPGENILVVFDAKKGRVFGALYRAGESALSPREVIAPGDYPMERLLDGADRSRKTYLIGNGVEKYRQAAATLEHGVFLDNFKPSGTVICGLVRETYLKSPAGYGDYNRVVPYYARKSDAEIAKELRENK
- the tsaE gene encoding tRNA (adenosine(37)-N6)-threonylcarbamoyltransferase complex ATPase subunit type 1 TsaE; this translates as MKRTVISHSMEETLALAEQLGKEAARGAVFALVGDLGAGKTIIAKGIARGIGITDEITSPTFTLMEAYEGPLPLYHFDLYRISREEELDQLFFEEYWEDDGISVIEWADRAPGRLPEARITLRIEYLDETSRSIIIEYPGD